The following coding sequences are from one Neodiprion lecontei isolate iyNeoLeco1 chromosome 7, iyNeoLeco1.1, whole genome shotgun sequence window:
- the LOC107219741 gene encoding dedicator of cytokinesis protein 1 isoform X3, translated as MTSIWRKVKDLQGIAIHNFDEDGPYRLRLTVGEVVQMLQECDEWFYGCSKYKGNSGIFPKSYVHTSKISSSTEALTHEITSVLREWGHHWKHLYVTHSPHFRTIQEQILELIGYRSKILSATLTVDELKDMKRLATAKIDTGNQLLGLDMVVRDEHGNVLNPEQTSTIQLYYHHETATERIRKATISLKKKPVKSQLPVYSHIFFVSVRNFVCKMAEDVELLLTLYDGKDMKAITENYVVCWSREGLARDIDQLHNLRVLFTDLGSRDLSREKVYLVCYAVRVGSMYAKEIDHRRSSILQQNQKQRSSENMRRPFGVAAMDVTLFIAGKLEGDVETHHFIPFLQCCEKESLDGTLRKILGQKDTNSQKGNGNSSNAVGGQGLWVSIKLLRGDTKQVREENPHLVLGNVAIARKMGFPEVILPGDVRNDLYLTLNSGEFSKGSKSTDKNVEVTIKVCNERGVAIPGVMTLGGGAPGIDEYRSVIYYHEDKPKWFETFKIAVPIDEFRHAHLKFTFKHRSSNEAKDRSEKPFALSYVKLMQRNGTTLQDIKHELLVYKLDHKKYEETDATYLKLPSTQGELEELNAEKKLTQGPFTLSSKDNFSISTNVCSTKLTQNVDLLGLLKWASRQTDLKESLTALMKVDGEEVVKFLQDVLDALFNILMRNSDSDEYDDMVFGCLLYIIGLVSDRKYQHFQPVLDLYISENFSATLAYKKLITVLRKRIDSATNNDGQERDLLLKTMKSLQYCLRFVVKSRLLFAELNQDEEEFSQSLTELLKSIIDLMSHETDGTLLVQGACLKYLPTTIPHILQVYNKKQLSNILTDLLVTLPPGRLTKQKMMTVNDIVHSPLFLSPECRAILLPTITILVRSLLEAKEEVELCVKILSDILELTFRSDVGSTVSDVKEIMLTALRTVIQTVISMDRENPLVGNLVSVMLAIFRQMTEHHYDIYINQFGTPIDLLDFLMEILLVFKDLVSKSVFPSDWSEMIMLQNSIILKSLRFFSKTIRDYFFKNFEQQAWSNFFHCAIAFLTQPSLQLDTFSPTKRNRIVVRYKDMRRETAFEIRSMWFNLGQHKILFIPSLVGAILEMTLIPETELRIATIPIFFDMMQCEFYSSRITEGYGDTKRDPAHIKGNFSQYEDEMIAKLDILVEGGRGDEQFRVLWVQRMTALCKDHSTMREMGLRFVDIVARLMERLLQYRDIIHAESQEHRMLCTVNLLDFYSEINRKEMYIRYVNKLCELHLDCDNYTEAAYSLKLYSQLLDWSDQPLPPLLRSQRYDNRQTHRELKEALYYDIIDYFDKGKMWECALDVCKELAKQYEEETFDYSQMSVLLKRMASFYDSIVKQLRPEPEYFRVAYYGRGHPPFLQNKVFVYRGKEYERLSDFCSRILNQLPNAEQMNKLSPPGDDILESASQYVQINKVEPLMSEKKHRLSGKPVTAEAVLRHHRVNNVQRFRFSRPAPRRNSTITSSSTPSEKDAKDKDSGNNANEFASLWLERTVLVTSYPLPGILRWFPVTSSKTYLVSPLQNAIETMEATNKDLRDLIIQYRADSTLTLNPLSMKLNGVLDPAVMGGVDNYEKAFLNPEYRDSHADHSSELLKLESLIAEQIPLLGIGLELHKARAPTELGPFHQKLDQCFSAMRAHVEGKYGKRTCDLQIETMTQSVTMRRHQTLKGENHRLSEASVVSNDGGTRSRVCSLTKSQVPTLKSFTSFNFNNSSPNSGTTNVSLTRNTSIRSNILSSASLKALANSNSGLSKKKDTKRRSSRKSDSAVSHKTDQPTSQWYTMPDLAQTPPTSLPSSNSQSTITTVFELRQELTPKRPLRSEVEKERRMSNRWSGQSHQYLRNTSNGLDPSGLGKGNRDSVGTTDSTASEDDPPPPLPIKTREADYCNLPDDTLIHNNKSEITSNSNRQNSQRIRCKPPAPPEPIVNQSTPPTPPPKPKRPAHSIQTVVLSMMSTDISTTDDSSTA; from the exons ATGACGTCAATATGGAGAAAAGTCAAGGATCTGCAGGGAATTG CTATCCATAATTTTGATGAAGATGGACCGTACCGGTTGCGGCTGACGGTTGGCGAAGTAGTTCAAATGTTACAAGAGTGTGACGAATGGTTTTACGGCTGTAGTAAATACAAAGGAAATAGCGGAATCTTTCCAAAGTCCTATGTgcacacatcaaaaatatctaGCAGCACGGAGGCACTCACGCACGAAATTACCAGCGTACTTCGCGAATGGGGACATCACTGGAAGCATCTATACGTC ACACACTCGCCGCACTTTCGTACAATACAAGAGCAGATTCTTGAATTGATTGGATACAGAAGTAAAATCCTGAGCGCCACTTTAACTGTAGATGAGTTAAAAGACATGAAGAGGTTGGCAACTGCAAAAATAGACACAGGAAACCAGCTGCTGGGCTTGGATATGGTCGTTCGTGACGAACATGGAAACGTTTTAAATCCGGAACAAACCAGCACTATCCAACTTTATTACCACCATGAAACGGCCACTGAAAGAATAAGAAAGGCGACAATAAGTCTGAAAAAGAAACCAGTGAAGTCTCAGTTGCCTGTGTACTCGCACATATTTTTTGTAAGCGTTAGAAATTTTGTCTGCAAAATGGCAGAGGATGTAGAACTACTTTTGACGCTTTACGACGGCAAAGACATGAAGGCGATAACAGAAAATTACGTGGTTTGTTGGAGCCGTGAAGGATTGGCACGAGATATCGATCAATTGCACAATCTAAGAGTGCTTTTCACCGATCTAGGATCTCGTGATTTGTCAAGAGAAAAGGTTTACCTGGTTTGCTATGCTGTTCGCGTGGGAAGTATGTATGCCAAGGAAATAGATCATCGAAGATCCAGCATATTACAGCAAAATCAAAAGCAAAGGAGCTCTGAAAACATGAGACGGCCTTTCGGCGTTGCCGCAATGGATGTTACTTTATTCATTGCTGGAAAGCTAGAAGGCGATGTGGAAACGCATCACTTCATCCCCTTTTTGCA ATGCTGTGAGAAAGAGAGTCTAGATGGTACATTACGAAAAATTCTTGGGCAGAAAGATACGAACAGTCAGAAGGGCAACGGCAACAGCTCAAATGCTGTAGGCGGTCAGGGCCTTTGGGTTAGCATAAAACTTTTGAGAGGTGACACTAAGCAG GTGCGTGAAGAAAATCCACACTTGGTACTTGGAAACGTGGCAATTGCTCGTAAAATGGGATTTCCAGAAGTTATTTTGCCGGGTGACGTCAGGAATGATTTATATCTTACTTTGAATTCAGGCGAATTCAGTAAAGGATCCAAATCTACTGACAAAAATGTGGAAGTAACG ATAAAAGTCTGTAACGAACGAGGTGTAGCCATACCTGGTGTGATGACTTTGGGAGGAGGAGCCCCAGGCATTGACGAGTATCGTAGCGTAATCTACTATCACGAAGACAAGCCAAAGTGGTTTGAAACGTTTAAAATCGCTGTACCCATAGATGAATTCAGACACGCTCACTTGAAGTTTACCTTCAAACATCGTAGTTCGAACGAAGCAAAAGACAGGTCAGAAAAGCCGTTTGCTCTGAGTTATGTAAAACTGATGCAGCGCAACGGCACTACTCTGCAAGACATTAAGCATGAGCTACTAGTCTATAAATTGGACCATAAAAAGTATGAAGAAACGGATGCGACTTATCTGAAATTACCATCGACGCAGGGAGAATTG GAAGAATTGAATGCCGAAAAGAAGCTGACGCAAGGGCCGTTCACCCTTAGTTCAAAGGATAACTTCTCAATCTCAACCAATGTTTGTTCCACTAAACTAACGCAAAATGTCGATCTACTTGGTTTACTAAAGTGGGCATCGCGGCAGACAGACTTGAAGGAGTCTCTTACCGCTTTGATGAAAGTTGATGGTGAAGAAGTTGTAAAGTTCTTACAG GATGTTTTAGATGCGCTGTTTAATATTTTAATGAGGAATTCGGACAGTGATGAGTACGACGACATGGTTTTTGGATGCCTGTTGTATATCATTGGGCTGGTTTCGGACAGAAAGTACCAGCACTTTCAACCAGTCCTCGACTTgtatatttctgaaaatttctcagCAACTTTAGCTTACAAAAAGTTAATCACAGTATTGCGCAAGCGCATAGATAGTGCGACTAATAATGACGGTCAAGAACGAGATTTATTGCTTAAAACTATGAAAAGCTTGCAATACTGTTTGAGATTTGTTGTTAAATCACGACTTTTATTCGCTGA GTTGAATCaagacgaagaagaatttTCTCAGTCATTGACGGAACTATTAAAATCAATAATCGATTTGATGAGTCACGAAACTGATGGAACACTCTTGGTCCAGGGTGCTTGTCTAAAGTATTTACCAACCACGATACCACACATTCTCCAAGTTTACAATAAAAAGCAGCTCAGCAATATATTGACTGATCTATTAGTCACCCTGCCACCCGGTAGACtgacgaaacaaaaaatgatgaCGGTGAACGACATAGTTCACAGTCCGCTATTCTTGAGTCCCGAATGCAGAGCAATACTCCTGCCCACTATTACAATATTGGTCAGAAGTCTCTTAGAAGCGAAAGAAGAG GTGGAATTGTGCGTTAAGATCTTATCTGACATTCTCGAGTTGACATTTAGAAGCGACGTAGGCTCGACAGTCTCCGATGTGAAAGAAATAATGTTGACGGCGTTGAGAACTGTCATTCAAACGGTCATTTCAATGGACAGAGAAAATCCTCTCGTGGGAAATTTGGTATCCGTGATGCTGGCCATTTTCAG ACAAATGACCGAACATCACTACGACATTTACATCAATCAATTTGGGACTCCGATCGATCTTCTGGATTTTCTCATGGAGATTTTACTGGTGTTCAAAGATCTTGTATCGAAAAGTGTATTTCCTAGCGACTGGTCCGAAATGATTATGCTTCAGAATAGTATAATTCTGAAATCAttgcgatttttttcgaaaacaatAAGAGATTATTTCTTCAAGAACTTTGAGCAACAAGCTTGGTCCAACTTTTTTCACTGTGCGATTGCATTTCTTACGCAACCATCCCTTCAACTGGACACATTCAGTCCGACAAAACGCAATCGTATAGTTGTACGTTACAAAGACATGCGCAG GGAAACAGCgtttgaaattcgatcgaTGTGGTTCAACCTGGGACAACACAAAATCCTATTTATTCCTTCGTTGGTTGGAGCAATATTAGAGATGACGTTGATTCCCGAAACGGAATTACGAATAGCTACTattccaatatttttcgacATGATGCAGTGCGAATTTTACAGTTCCCGAATAACCGAAGGTTATGGAGATACTAAACGTGATCCTGCGCATATAAAAGGAAATTTCTCGCAGTACGAAGACGAGATGATTGCAAAATTAGATATTTTG GTAGAAGGTGGTAGAGGTGACGAACAGTTTCGTGTACTTTGGGTACAAAGGATGACCGCTCTCTGCAAAGATCATTCGACAATGCGCGAAATGGGTTTGCGATTTGTTGATATTGTTGCTCGATTGATGGAAAGACTGTTGCAATACAGAGATATCATTCATGCGGAATCTCAGGAACATCGCATGCTTTGTACAGTCAACCTTTTAGACTTTTACTCTGAGATCAACCGGAAGGAAATGTACATCAG GTACGTGAATAAACTTTGCGAATTACATTTGGACTGCGACAACTATACAGAAGCTGCGTATTCCCTGAAACTCTACAGTCAGTTACTCGATTGGAGTGACCAACCTCTGCCGCCTTTGTTACGTTCTCAGAG GTATGATAATCGCCAGACGCATCGAGAATTGAAAGAAGCTCTCTATTACGATATTATTGACTATTTCGacaaaggtaaaatgtgggaGTGTGCTCTTGACGTCTGTAAAGAATTGGCAAAACAATACGAGGAAGAAACATTTGACTATTCCCAAATGTCAGTGTTATTGAAGAGAATGGCAAGCTTCTACGATTCCATTGTAAAACAGCTCAGACCGGAGCCGGAATACTTCAGAGTAGCTTATTATGGACGCGGTCATCCTCCATTTTTACAAAACAAG gTGTTTGTCTACCGTGGCAAGGAGTACGAACGGCTCAGCGATTTTTGTAGTAGAATTTTGAATCAACTGCCCAATGCCGAGCAAATGAACAAATTATCACCACCCGGCGACGACATACTCGAATCAGCTAGTCAGTACGTTCAGATAAACAAAGTTGAACCTCtaatgagtgaaaaaaagcATCGTTTGAGTGGAAAACCAGTAACGGCTGAAGCGGTTCTTAG GCATCATCGAGTAAACAATGTTCAGCGGTTTCGATTCTCAAGACCAGCTCCGAGAAGAAATTCTACAATAACATCTTCGTCAACACCGTCAGAAAAAGATGCCAAAGATAAGGATAGCGGGAATAACGCTAACGAATTTGCCTCTTTGTGGCTCGAGAGGACAGTCCTAGTGACGAGCTATCCTCTGCCAGGAATATTACGATGGTTTCCAGTAACTTCGAGTAAAACATACCTTGTCAGTCCGTTGCAGAACGCTATTGAAACAATGGAAGCGACAAACAAGGATCTGAGGGACCTCATTATTCAATATAG AGCCGATAGTACCTTAACTCTGAATCCCCTAAGCATGAAACTAAACGGAGTACTAGATCCAGCGGTGATGGGAGGTGTCGACAACTACGAGAAGGCTTTTCTTAATCCCGAATACAGGGATTCCCATGCCGATCATAGTTCGGAGCTATTGAAACTCGAGAGTCTTATAGCCGAGCAAATTCCCTTACTTGGCATAGGTCTGGAATTACACAAGGCCAGGGCACCAACTGAACTGGGACCTTTCCACCAGAAATTAGACCAGTGTTTTTCAGCTATGCGCGCCCACGTTGAGGGAAAATATGGAAAGAGA ACATGTGATCTCCAAATTGAGACTATGACTCAGTCGGTAACAATGAGAAGACACCAAACTTTGAAAGGAGAAAATCATCGACTATCCGAAGCAAGTGTTGTCAGCAACGA TGGCGGAACTCGCTCCAGAGTATGTTCACTTACGAAATCACAAGTTCCAACACTCAAGTCATTCACATCGTTCAATTTTAACAACAGTTCACCAAACTCTGGTACCACGAACGTCAGTCTAACAAG aaaTACCTCAATTCGTTCCAACATCTTATCCTCGGCATCGCTCAAAGCATTGGCTAATTCAAATTCTGGATTAAGCAAGAAAAAAGATACGAAACGAAGAAGTTCCCGCAAGAGTGATTCGGCCGTCTCGCACAAGACCGATCAACCAACCAGTCAATGGTATACGATGCCTGATCTAGCTCAGACGCCTCCAACGAGTCTGCCTTCCTCCAATTCACAATCAACTATAACAACTGTTTTTGAGCTGAGGCAAGAG CTGACACCCAAACGACCGCTAAGATCTGAGGTAGAAAAAGAACGCAGAATGAGTAACCGCTGGTCTGGCCAGTCCCATCAGTATCTAAGAAACACCAGCAATGGATTGGATCCTAGCGGATTAGGCAAAGGCAACAGAGACAGTGTGGGAACTACGGACAGTACAGCTTCTGAGGACGATCCTCCACCACCGTTACCAATAAAAACACGCGAGGCTGATTATTGCAATTTACCCGACGACACGCTTATACACAATAACAAATCCGAAATCACAAGCAATTCCAATCGGCAAAATAGTCAAAGAATTAGATGCAAACCTCCTGCGCCTCCGGAACCAATTGTTAATCAATCGACTCCGCCCACTCCGCCACCTAAACCTAAACGGCCTGCGCACAGTATCCAAACAGTTGTGCTTTCGATGATGAGCACAGACATCAGTACCACCGACGATTCGTCAACCGCGTGA